From Pseudodesulfovibrio senegalensis, one genomic window encodes:
- a CDS encoding sigma-54 dependent transcriptional regulator — MSAKTILFIAEPQAVTSIFPTLKEAGVQAGLADNLNGALGFIKKSKPLLIFSRPSIQGFDAKRLLEQAEQVDDFPPVIIFSRNGSAEEAQDYLQHGARDYWLEPLIWDKIKLVLPKGAPDPEPEPEPKPGPEPALRAPAAAPAAPRQDSKFQIIGRHPAVLRVLALARQVARSKATVLIAGESGTGKEMFARYLHHNSDRADQPFVAINCAALPEHLLESELFGHEKGAFTGAINRKLGKFELADGGTILLDEITEMDLGLQAKLLRVLQESEFDRVGGVETVKVNVRVIATTNRAIEETVKEGKFRQDLYYRLNVIPLKLPALKHRGEDVIELAEYFVNKYCAAYGLGRLAFTEEAKAWLMDYDWPGNVRELQNLMERAVLLAGDGPIRKSHFLMTEGEWMPDDLDAVEQAQQDVAAAAPPEGMDQALSVMPLQEMEKKLILKSLDETAGNRTRAADLLGISVRTLRNKLNEYKKQGIDV, encoded by the coding sequence ATGTCGGCCAAAACCATACTTTTCATAGCCGAACCGCAGGCTGTCACAAGCATTTTCCCCACCCTCAAGGAGGCCGGGGTACAGGCCGGGCTGGCCGACAACCTGAACGGTGCCCTTGGGTTCATCAAGAAATCCAAGCCGCTGCTGATTTTTTCCCGCCCGTCCATTCAGGGCTTTGACGCCAAGAGGCTGCTGGAACAGGCCGAACAGGTCGACGATTTCCCGCCGGTGATCATCTTTTCGCGCAACGGATCCGCAGAAGAGGCGCAGGACTACCTGCAGCACGGCGCGCGCGACTATTGGCTGGAGCCGCTCATCTGGGACAAGATCAAACTGGTGCTGCCCAAGGGCGCCCCCGATCCCGAGCCAGAGCCCGAGCCGAAACCCGGCCCGGAACCCGCGCTGCGGGCACCGGCCGCCGCACCAGCCGCGCCCCGGCAGGATTCGAAATTCCAGATCATCGGCCGCCATCCGGCCGTGTTGCGCGTGCTGGCGCTGGCCCGGCAGGTGGCCCGTTCCAAGGCCACGGTGCTCATCGCCGGAGAATCCGGCACGGGTAAGGAAATGTTTGCCCGCTACCTGCACCACAACAGCGACCGCGCGGACCAGCCCTTTGTGGCCATCAACTGCGCGGCCCTGCCCGAGCACCTGCTGGAATCCGAACTGTTCGGCCATGAAAAAGGCGCGTTCACCGGAGCCATCAACCGCAAGCTCGGCAAATTCGAACTGGCGGACGGCGGCACCATCCTGCTGGACGAAATCACGGAAATGGACCTCGGCCTGCAGGCCAAGCTGCTGCGCGTGTTGCAGGAGTCGGAATTCGACCGCGTGGGCGGGGTGGAAACCGTCAAGGTCAACGTGCGCGTCATCGCCACCACCAACCGGGCCATCGAGGAAACCGTCAAGGAAGGCAAGTTCCGCCAGGATCTCTACTACCGGCTGAACGTGATTCCGCTCAAGCTCCCGGCGCTCAAGCACCGGGGCGAGGACGTCATCGAACTGGCCGAATATTTCGTGAACAAATACTGCGCGGCCTACGGGCTGGGCAGGCTGGCCTTTACCGAAGAGGCCAAGGCGTGGCTCATGGACTACGACTGGCCCGGCAACGTGCGCGAACTGCAGAACCTCATGGAACGCGCCGTGCTGCTGGCCGGGGACGGCCCCATCCGCAAGAGCCACTTCCTCATGACCGAAGGCGAATGGATGCCCGACGATCTCGACGCCGTGGAGCAGGCCCAGCAGGACGTTGCTGCGGCCGCGCCGCCCGAAGGCATGGATCAGGCCCTTTCGGTCATGCCGTTGCAGGAGATGGAGAAAAAACTCATTCTCAAAAGCCTGGACGAGACCGCGGGCAACCGCACCCGGGCTGCGGACCTGCTGGGAATTTCCGTGCGCACCCTGCGCAACAAACTCAACGAATACAAGAAACAGGGCATCGACGTATAG